Proteins encoded by one window of Blautia argi:
- a CDS encoding peptide MFS transporter, giving the protein MSRQRETSEISPENQAVLNDRAFFGHPKGVGALAFGNLCNSFAWAAVYAVLVYYLYAPYTKGLGFTEGQAATMIAAMGAGNSLFVIIGSWFADRVLGARNALVVGNIVKAIAFGLFAIPPVTLAQGRVFAVIGLILMALPVMGASNSSLTGQMYATDDSARRDGAYTIHTVANAISGVVAPVLVGFIGESNYHIGFAIGAAWALAYAAVIFFTRNKFFGTIGERPVNPLTKEEAKKVGTVAAIVLLIGGVIIGLTVSTGLLTFDGVINVLTTAAFIIPILFLYKLFNNKKISTQDRKKLVPFLKLFCAQIVVATSTVMITSALAVFVEAKVNRHMLGIEFAPATFTSIYNVFGLILGPVFVFLWTKTKVGKVSTSKKFSAGIMAYALSYIALTIPMILGITENISPVFPIIFYFLMTMGDNMVYPIGNSITAKLSPKSFETQMQSAWSQSTSIANGITMILLKFFTTSDAQMTLFPIMAVVLIITSVIVFLFSNHIERDIA; this is encoded by the coding sequence ATGAGCAGACAACGGGAAACTTCAGAAATCAGTCCGGAAAATCAGGCAGTTTTAAATGACAGAGCTTTTTTCGGACACCCTAAGGGAGTAGGAGCCTTAGCTTTTGGTAACCTTTGTAATTCTTTTGCATGGGCGGCTGTCTATGCAGTATTGGTATATTATCTATATGCGCCATATACAAAGGGGCTTGGCTTTACAGAGGGACAGGCAGCGACCATGATTGCTGCCATGGGAGCAGGCAACTCCTTGTTTGTTATTATTGGAAGCTGGTTTGCAGACCGTGTGCTTGGAGCCAGAAATGCTTTAGTAGTGGGAAATATTGTGAAGGCTATTGCTTTTGGCCTGTTTGCAATTCCACCTGTAACGCTGGCTCAGGGACGTGTGTTTGCTGTTATTGGTTTAATCCTTATGGCATTGCCGGTTATGGGAGCAAGCAACAGTTCTCTTACTGGACAGATGTATGCCACTGATGATTCTGCAAGACGGGATGGTGCATATACCATTCATACAGTAGCAAATGCAATTTCCGGTGTGGTGGCTCCGGTACTGGTAGGGTTTATTGGAGAGAGTAATTATCATATTGGATTTGCTATCGGAGCAGCATGGGCATTGGCATATGCGGCTGTTATCTTCTTTACAAGAAACAAATTTTTCGGAACTATTGGGGAAAGACCTGTCAATCCTCTTACAAAAGAAGAGGCGAAAAAGGTGGGAACAGTTGCAGCCATTGTACTGTTAATTGGGGGTGTGATTATTGGACTCACAGTATCTACAGGGCTTTTAACCTTTGATGGTGTTATTAATGTACTGACAACAGCAGCATTTATTATTCCTATTTTATTTTTGTATAAGCTGTTTAATAACAAAAAAATCAGCACACAGGACAGAAAGAAGCTGGTACCGTTTTTAAAACTGTTCTGTGCACAGATTGTAGTGGCTACTTCAACGGTTATGATTACCTCTGCATTAGCTGTTTTCGTAGAAGCTAAGGTAAATCGCCATATGTTGGGGATTGAATTTGCACCAGCAACCTTTACTTCTATTTATAATGTGTTTGGATTGATTTTAGGACCGGTTTTTGTATTTCTATGGACCAAAACAAAAGTAGGAAAAGTATCTACCTCCAAAAAATTCAGTGCCGGTATTATGGCATACGCTTTGTCTTATATTGCCCTTACCATACCAATGATACTGGGAATTACAGAAAATATCAGTCCGGTATTTCCAATTATTTTTTACTTCCTTATGACAATGGGCGATAATATGGTTTATCCGATTGGTAACTCCATTACTGCAAAGTTATCACCAAAATCCTTTGAAACCCAGATGCAGTCCGCATGGAGTCAGAGTACATCCATTGCAAATGGAATCACTATGATATTATTGAAATTTTTTACAACCTCGGATGCACAGATGACCTTATTCCCGATTATGGCAGTTGTGCTGATTATTACAAGTGTTATTGTATTTCTTTTTTCGAATCACATTGAAAGGGATATTGCATAA